One genomic window of Eggerthella timonensis includes the following:
- a CDS encoding energy-coupling factor transporter transmembrane component T family protein — translation MPDIAVIGRYWPGTSPLHRMDARAKLLLALALMAVVFVAQSYLGLAVCAAFVFGFFKLAGIPLRSAFKSIAPLAFIVVVTALLNVFFVQGGTVLFEWWIIRISEAGLQQAAFIACRLLLLLLGMSLLTLTTATLDITDAFEYLLHPFRRIGVPAHELSMMMGIALRFLPQFTFELQTVYRAQISRGATFSKGRLRMLASLMVPLFTSAFRHAETLSSAMEARCYHGGVGRTRLHPLAYTALDRNGALTIVAMLACVIATNFIPW, via the coding sequence ATGCCTGACATCGCGGTCATCGGACGCTACTGGCCGGGCACGAGCCCGCTGCATCGCATGGACGCGCGCGCGAAGCTGCTGCTGGCGCTCGCGCTCATGGCGGTGGTGTTCGTCGCGCAGTCGTATCTCGGGCTGGCGGTGTGCGCCGCCTTCGTGTTCGGCTTCTTCAAGCTGGCGGGCATCCCGCTCCGCTCGGCATTCAAGTCCATCGCGCCGCTCGCGTTCATCGTGGTGGTCACCGCCCTGCTCAACGTGTTCTTCGTGCAGGGCGGCACCGTGCTGTTCGAGTGGTGGATCATCCGCATCAGCGAGGCGGGCCTGCAGCAGGCGGCCTTCATCGCCTGCCGCCTGCTGCTGTTGCTGCTGGGCATGAGCCTGCTCACCCTCACCACCGCCACGCTCGACATCACCGACGCGTTCGAGTACCTGCTGCACCCCTTCCGCCGCATCGGCGTGCCGGCGCACGAGCTGTCCATGATGATGGGCATCGCCCTGCGCTTCCTGCCCCAGTTCACCTTCGAGCTGCAAACCGTGTACCGCGCGCAGATCAGCCGCGGCGCCACGTTCTCCAAAGGGCGGCTGCGCATGCTCGCCTCGCTCATGGTGCCGCTGTTCACCAGCGCGTTCCGCCACGCGGAAACGCTGTCGTCGGCCATGGAGGCCCGCTGCTACCACGGCGGCGTCGGCCGCACGCGCCTGCACCCCCTGGCGTACACCGCGCTCGATCGCAACGGTGCCCTCACGATCGTCGCCATGCTGGCCTGCGTCATCGCCACCAACTTCATTCCCTGGTAG
- a CDS encoding cytochrome c3 family protein yields the protein MNDRKRTKGLIALGVAAVVVVAAGAGFWVWHEQPSFCNAICHTPMDPYVEDYYADDATLLAASHRVADVSCLDCHVPTLSEQLAEGVTWVAGGYALPLEQRQFDNAFCMNGSCHSIGQDSLAQITAQREYNPHSNYHEELACGTCHKSHTASVMQCAQCHSDADVPAGWVVR from the coding sequence ATGAACGATCGGAAGAGAACCAAGGGGCTCATCGCGCTCGGAGTGGCGGCTGTCGTCGTCGTGGCAGCCGGCGCGGGGTTCTGGGTATGGCACGAGCAGCCCAGCTTCTGCAACGCCATCTGCCACACGCCCATGGACCCGTACGTCGAGGACTACTACGCCGACGATGCCACGCTGCTGGCCGCCTCGCATCGCGTGGCGGACGTCAGCTGCCTCGACTGCCACGTGCCCACGCTCAGCGAGCAGCTGGCCGAGGGCGTGACGTGGGTGGCGGGCGGCTACGCGCTGCCGCTCGAGCAGCGGCAGTTCGACAACGCGTTTTGCATGAACGGATCGTGCCACAGCATCGGGCAGGACAGCCTGGCTCAGATCACCGCGCAACGGGAATACAACCCGCACAGCAACTACCACGAGGAACTGGCGTGCGGCACATGCCATAAGTCGCACACCGCGTCGGTCATGCAGTGCGCGCAATGCCACAGCGATGCCGACGTCCCCGCCGGCTGGGTGGTTCGCTAA
- a CDS encoding energy-coupling factor transporter ATPase, protein MIEFKGTGFTYDGERFVLDGVDARIAPGEFVCVLGGNGSGKSTLAKHVNALLVPDEGSVTVLDHDTRDERSTYFIRSHAGMVFQNPDDQLVASLIENDVAFGPENLGVPTADLRQRVADALADVGLQGFDKRETAALSGGQKQRVAIAGVLAMEPSILILDEATAMLDPRGRKGLMRVCRELHDRGMTVIMITHFMEEAAQADRVIVLEEGRVACDGAPQDVLVQAELLERLNLDLPFAAELSLELERRGVPVGMHIETTTLKEELCRLLSKA, encoded by the coding sequence ATGATCGAGTTCAAGGGAACAGGCTTCACGTACGACGGCGAGCGCTTCGTGCTCGACGGCGTGGACGCGCGCATCGCCCCGGGCGAGTTCGTGTGCGTCCTCGGCGGAAACGGCTCGGGCAAGTCGACGCTGGCCAAGCACGTCAATGCGCTGCTCGTGCCCGACGAGGGCAGCGTCACCGTGCTCGACCACGACACGCGCGACGAGCGGTCCACCTACTTCATCCGCAGCCATGCGGGCATGGTGTTCCAGAACCCCGACGACCAGCTGGTGGCCAGCCTCATCGAGAACGACGTGGCGTTCGGCCCCGAGAACCTGGGCGTGCCCACGGCCGACCTGCGCCAGCGCGTGGCCGACGCGCTGGCGGACGTGGGGCTGCAGGGTTTCGACAAGCGGGAGACCGCGGCGCTGTCGGGCGGGCAGAAGCAGCGCGTCGCAATCGCCGGGGTGCTGGCCATGGAGCCCTCGATCCTCATCCTGGACGAGGCCACGGCCATGCTCGACCCGCGCGGCCGCAAGGGCCTCATGCGCGTCTGCCGCGAACTGCACGACCGCGGGATGACCGTCATCATGATCACGCACTTCATGGAGGAGGCCGCGCAGGCCGACCGCGTCATCGTGCTGGAAGAGGGCCGCGTCGCCTGCGACGGCGCGCCGCAGGACGTGCTCGTGCAGGCCGAGCTGCTGGAACGCCTCAACCTGGACCTGCCCTTCGCTGCCGAGCTTTCGCTCGAGCTCGAGCGGCGGGGCGTGCCCGTGGGCATGCACATCGAGACGACCACGTTGAAGGAGGAGCTGTGCCGATTGCTTTCGAAGGCGTAA
- a CDS encoding DUF1292 domain-containing protein produces MREGSAPNFCPPTEEGITLVFEDEAGERTELEFLGLILHNDRSYGFFFPITEDEPVGSSGEVVLLEVTELDEDGQPAAFEFVDDEAVAAEVYEDFRTATKDLYDFSS; encoded by the coding sequence ATGCGCGAAGGAAGCGCCCCGAATTTTTGCCCGCCAACCGAGGAGGGCATCACCCTCGTGTTCGAGGACGAGGCTGGCGAGCGGACGGAACTCGAATTCCTCGGCCTCATCCTGCACAACGACCGCAGCTACGGGTTCTTCTTCCCCATAACAGAGGACGAGCCCGTGGGCTCGTCCGGCGAGGTCGTGCTGCTTGAGGTGACCGAGCTCGACGAAGACGGCCAGCCTGCGGCCTTCGAGTTCGTCGACGATGAAGCGGTGGCGGCCGAGGTCTACGAGGACTTCCGCACCGCTACGAAGGACCTGTACGATTTCTCCTCGTAA
- a CDS encoding ECF transporter S component, whose translation MTGNAPGTNAQDTYEFTNTNKWDTRQLVTMALMCAIGVLLSFVEFPLLPGVAWLKYDASAMPAMVCGFAFGPAAGLAVGIVGAVIHGILMADFSGAVMNILVVTGFILPAALVYRRSRTFKSGVVGLVLSAIAATVMAILGNLVITPMWLGVPLDAVVAMILPILTPFNLIKAGINAVLTLIVYKSISNLITPKKKQVKGR comes from the coding sequence ATGACCGGCAACGCACCGGGCACCAACGCCCAAGATACGTACGAATTCACCAACACCAACAAGTGGGACACCCGCCAACTCGTGACGATGGCCCTCATGTGCGCGATCGGCGTGCTGCTGTCCTTCGTGGAGTTCCCGCTGCTGCCCGGCGTCGCCTGGCTCAAGTACGACGCCTCCGCCATGCCCGCCATGGTGTGCGGCTTCGCCTTCGGACCGGCGGCCGGCCTCGCGGTGGGCATCGTGGGCGCCGTCATCCACGGCATCCTCATGGCCGACTTCTCGGGAGCCGTCATGAACATCCTCGTGGTCACGGGCTTCATCCTGCCCGCGGCGCTCGTGTACCGTCGCTCGCGCACGTTCAAAAGCGGCGTCGTCGGCCTCGTGCTGAGCGCCATCGCCGCCACCGTCATGGCCATCCTGGGCAACCTCGTCATCACGCCGATGTGGCTGGGCGTGCCGCTCGACGCCGTCGTGGCCATGATCCTGCCCATCTTGACGCCGTTCAACCTCATCAAGGCAGGCATCAACGCGGTGCTCACGCTCATCGTGTACAAGAGCATCTCCAATTTGATCACGCCCAAGAAGAAGCAGGTGAAGGGACGCTAG
- a CDS encoding energy-coupling factor transporter ATPase: MPIAFEGVSYSYADPARQEKRKSRVKRRRAAGVIEDAPSLEHGKPVWGGDPDAVWALRDITFELNDGEFLGIAGHTGSGKSTLIQHMNGLVSPTRGRVLLDGQDLSDKRAAQGCRGKVGLVFQYPEYQLFAATVREDVAFGPRNLGLSADEVERRVASALESVHLDIAELGDKSPFELSGGQQRRVAFAGVLAMEPRVLVLDEPVAGLDPVAREEFLDLIAQLHERGLTVVMVSHSMDDLARLSDRVLVLNEGRQFAFGSPSEVFARGDELRDIGLDVPAPQKLADELREAGVELPAKLYDLEGLADELARGYREAAGASEVPHA; encoded by the coding sequence GTGCCGATTGCTTTCGAAGGCGTAAGCTACTCGTACGCCGACCCCGCTCGCCAAGAGAAGCGAAAGTCGCGCGTGAAGCGCCGCCGCGCGGCGGGCGTGATCGAGGACGCCCCCTCGCTCGAGCACGGCAAACCGGTCTGGGGAGGCGATCCCGACGCCGTCTGGGCGCTGCGAGACATCACGTTCGAGCTGAACGACGGCGAGTTCCTCGGCATCGCCGGGCACACCGGCAGCGGCAAGAGCACCCTCATCCAGCATATGAACGGGCTGGTGAGCCCCACGCGAGGGCGCGTGCTGCTGGACGGACAGGATCTGTCGGACAAGCGCGCGGCGCAGGGCTGCCGCGGCAAGGTGGGGCTCGTGTTCCAGTATCCCGAGTACCAGCTGTTCGCCGCCACCGTGCGCGAGGACGTGGCGTTCGGCCCCCGCAACCTCGGGCTTTCCGCCGACGAGGTGGAGCGGCGCGTGGCGTCCGCGCTCGAAAGCGTGCACCTCGACATCGCCGAGCTGGGCGACAAGAGCCCCTTCGAGCTGTCGGGAGGCCAGCAGCGCCGCGTCGCGTTCGCGGGCGTGCTGGCCATGGAGCCGCGCGTGCTCGTGCTGGACGAGCCGGTGGCCGGCCTCGATCCGGTGGCGCGCGAGGAGTTCCTCGACCTCATCGCCCAGCTGCACGAGCGCGGCCTCACCGTGGTCATGGTGTCGCACAGCATGGACGACCTCGCCCGCCTGTCCGACCGCGTGCTCGTGCTCAACGAGGGCCGGCAGTTCGCGTTCGGCTCGCCGTCCGAGGTGTTCGCGCGCGGAGACGAGCTGCGCGACATCGGCCTGGACGTGCCGGCCCCCCAGAAGCTGGCCGACGAGCTGCGCGAAGCGGGCGTGGAGTTGCCGGCCAAGCTGTACGACCTCGAAGGGCTGGCGGACGAGCTCGCGCGCGGCTATCGCGAAGCCGCAGGAGCCTCGGAGGTCCCGCATGCCTGA
- a CDS encoding helix-turn-helix transcriptional regulator — translation MAIEERDDRAFMRDFHTPGTRAYDHALDISVMVYDLMQEKGLTKTELARRMGISKSHVSNLLNMQPNMTLETIAKFELALDAVFEFRFVPRPAPEAASEDEPLSAQG, via the coding sequence ATGGCAATTGAAGAACGAGACGACCGCGCCTTCATGCGGGACTTCCACACCCCCGGCACGCGGGCGTACGACCATGCGCTCGACATCAGCGTCATGGTCTACGATCTCATGCAGGAAAAGGGGCTCACCAAAACCGAGCTCGCGCGACGCATGGGCATCTCGAAGTCGCATGTGTCCAACCTGCTGAACATGCAGCCGAACATGACCCTGGAGACCATTGCGAAGTTCGAGCTGGCGCTCGACGCCGTCTTCGAGTTCCGCTTCGTTCCCCGTCCCGCTCCTGAGGCGGCTTCGGAGGACGAGCCCCTCTCCGCGCAGGGCTGA
- a CDS encoding L-2-amino-thiazoline-4-carboxylic acid hydrolase — MASKVVNEPRIKNPLIKAIRELLEHRALWLYLLTDEAARAGADPAAFAPAAVKRCGLFQGAELVAKGGGTNSLKSLKKGLFGKPAQMVFEMDVKDVSDDRFELEFHYCPLVKAWQKQGCSDEEISNLCDWAMCGDRGIGEAYGCDLDLPKTIARGDDVCHLIYHR, encoded by the coding sequence ATGGCAAGCAAGGTCGTCAACGAGCCGCGTATCAAGAACCCGCTCATCAAGGCCATTCGCGAGCTGTTGGAGCATCGCGCGCTGTGGCTGTACCTGCTTACCGACGAGGCGGCGCGCGCGGGCGCCGATCCGGCCGCGTTCGCGCCGGCGGCGGTGAAGCGCTGCGGGCTGTTCCAAGGTGCCGAGCTGGTTGCGAAGGGAGGCGGCACGAACAGCCTGAAGAGCCTCAAGAAGGGCCTGTTCGGCAAGCCGGCGCAGATGGTGTTCGAGATGGACGTCAAGGACGTCTCCGACGATCGCTTCGAGCTGGAGTTTCACTACTGCCCGCTCGTGAAGGCGTGGCAGAAGCAGGGCTGCTCCGACGAGGAGATATCCAACCTTTGCGATTGGGCCATGTGCGGCGACCGCGGCATCGGCGAAGCTTACGGCTGCGACCTCGACCTGCCCAAGACCATCGCTCGCGGCGACGACGTCTGCCACCTTATCTACCACCGCTAA
- a CDS encoding helix-turn-helix domain-containing protein — protein sequence MENTSLKTQLGTTIARLRTEFGVSQASFALMVGVSRKYLIDIESGKANPTVDMLERIAGGLDTTVGRLFEGL from the coding sequence ATGGAGAACACTTCACTAAAAACTCAGCTCGGAACCACTATCGCGAGGCTCCGCACGGAATTCGGCGTCTCGCAAGCTTCCTTTGCCCTTATGGTAGGCGTCAGCCGCAAATACCTCATCGATATCGAAAGCGGGAAAGCGAACCCTACGGTCGACATGCTCGAGCGCATCGCGGGCGGCTTGGATACCACCGTGGGACGGCTGTTCGAGGGTCTGTGA
- a CDS encoding response regulator transcription factor: protein MHHAEQAAEGREAGAEPFDPAATHEKLIDARSLVAVCALSLSTFVQNGYVYPPFGDAVPWGLALCGLLYGAAFGLWALAARRLSAPLPVRPATAGALAALVAGCALWVAGSQSGYAGGLALAGAALLSCGRTWAVIVAGLSLTRLRPRGVLVTMAGGVCLSYAVYLALDPLLASFAPIASVVYALLPAAALVSVAGSVARLRDALPDGVVPSELALTNPGSFPGPFNRLFVCIFLFEVAFGLSITFDAGPTDWWQSAVCGAALLALAVWCARTQRASREDALFHVSGLLVVFGFFVSAAQTALLGAAALGALTVGAQMFSVLTWATLAIIAARNPSGGITALGQGFCASNLGATLGVVLAGMPVATDAQSADVRLLLLALVAAAFVGYVWIGLKDFSFSAAIRGVKPVEEVEAPAAPEAAIDTRCAHLASVHGLTEREGEVFALLARGRNGAFIQEECRVTRNTAKTHIRRIYQKLGVHTQQELIDLVESGRDFIV from the coding sequence ATGCACCATGCGGAACAGGCCGCCGAAGGGCGGGAAGCGGGCGCCGAGCCGTTCGATCCCGCCGCGACGCACGAGAAGCTGATCGACGCGCGCAGCCTCGTGGCCGTCTGCGCCCTGTCGCTGTCCACGTTCGTGCAGAACGGCTACGTCTACCCGCCCTTCGGCGACGCCGTGCCATGGGGGCTCGCGCTGTGCGGCCTTCTGTACGGCGCGGCGTTCGGCCTGTGGGCGCTCGCGGCCCGTCGCCTGAGCGCGCCGCTGCCGGTGAGGCCTGCGACCGCAGGCGCGCTGGCGGCTCTCGTCGCGGGCTGCGCGCTGTGGGTGGCGGGCTCTCAAAGCGGCTACGCGGGCGGGCTCGCGCTCGCAGGGGCCGCGCTGCTGTCGTGCGGGCGCACGTGGGCCGTCATCGTGGCGGGGCTGTCGCTCACGCGCCTGCGCCCGCGCGGGGTGCTCGTCACCATGGCCGGAGGCGTGTGCCTCTCCTACGCCGTCTACCTCGCGCTCGACCCGTTGCTGGCCTCCTTCGCCCCGATCGCGTCGGTCGTCTACGCGCTTTTGCCGGCGGCGGCCCTCGTCTCGGTGGCCGGGTCGGTGGCGCGGCTGCGCGACGCGCTGCCGGACGGGGTGGTGCCCAGCGAGCTGGCGCTGACGAACCCGGGCTCGTTCCCCGGACCGTTCAACCGCCTGTTCGTGTGCATCTTCCTGTTCGAGGTGGCGTTCGGCCTGTCCATCACGTTCGATGCGGGCCCGACGGACTGGTGGCAAAGCGCTGTGTGCGGAGCAGCGCTGCTGGCGTTGGCCGTCTGGTGCGCCCGCACGCAGCGCGCATCGCGCGAGGACGCGCTGTTCCACGTATCGGGGCTGCTCGTGGTGTTCGGCTTCTTCGTGTCGGCGGCGCAGACGGCGCTGCTCGGGGCGGCGGCCCTCGGCGCGCTCACGGTGGGGGCCCAGATGTTCAGCGTGCTCACCTGGGCGACGCTCGCCATCATCGCGGCGCGCAATCCTTCGGGCGGCATCACGGCGCTCGGCCAGGGCTTCTGCGCGTCGAACCTGGGCGCCACGCTGGGCGTGGTGCTGGCCGGGATGCCGGTTGCGACCGACGCGCAGAGCGCCGATGTGCGCTTGCTGCTGCTCGCGCTCGTGGCGGCCGCGTTCGTGGGCTACGTGTGGATCGGCCTCAAGGACTTCAGCTTCTCGGCGGCCATCCGCGGCGTGAAGCCGGTGGAGGAGGTGGAGGCGCCCGCCGCACCCGAGGCGGCCATCGACACGCGCTGCGCGCACCTGGCATCCGTCCATGGGCTCACCGAGCGCGAAGGGGAGGTGTTCGCGCTGCTGGCGCGCGGACGCAACGGCGCGTTCATCCAGGAGGAGTGCCGCGTGACGCGCAACACCGCCAAGACCCACATCCGCCGCATCTACCAGAAGCTCGGCGTGCACACGCAGCAGGAGCTCATCGACCTCGTTGAAAGCGGACGCGACTTCATCGTCTAA
- a CDS encoding alanine/glycine:cation symporter family protein, whose protein sequence is MFELLNTIDAFVWGPAMIALLLGSHLFFTFKTGFIQRKLPQAIKLSLTSDPEGKGDISHFGALATALAATIGTGSIVGVATAILAGGPGAVFWMWITGVFGIATKYAEVYAAVKYRVRDHNGAMLGGAMYIWERAFRRNAEGKRDPSPGGHTPWWAKLGAVAFAAFAAIAAIGTGSAVQASAMSGIITSNVDVPAWVVGVIIVVLVSVVIFGGVQSISKVCEKLVPVMAVAYALGCFVILAFNWTLVGDALGLILECAFTSKAAFGGAVGSGIMMALQFGCARGLFSNESGLGSAPIVASAASTRNPAQQALVAMTGTFWSTVVICALTGIVLVSTMLANPDIASSIMANPTVYSGAMLASEAFAKIPYIGTPILVLGMVAFSYTTILGWSYYGNRCITYLFGRYAIRPYQVIYVAVAFLGAIGVGDIVWTISDIGNALMAIPNIIVVLLLSGMIARETRHYVYDGNLDEADDAPIPQLESK, encoded by the coding sequence ATGTTCGAACTACTCAACACCATCGACGCATTCGTATGGGGCCCCGCGATGATCGCGCTTCTGCTGGGCTCGCATCTGTTCTTCACCTTCAAGACGGGGTTCATCCAGCGCAAGCTGCCGCAAGCCATCAAGTTGTCGCTGACGAGCGACCCCGAGGGCAAGGGCGACATCAGCCACTTCGGCGCGCTGGCCACGGCGCTGGCCGCCACTATCGGCACCGGCTCTATCGTGGGCGTGGCCACGGCAATCCTCGCGGGCGGCCCGGGCGCGGTGTTCTGGATGTGGATCACCGGCGTGTTCGGCATCGCCACGAAGTACGCCGAGGTGTACGCGGCCGTGAAGTACCGCGTGCGCGACCACAACGGCGCCATGCTCGGCGGCGCCATGTACATCTGGGAGCGCGCGTTCAGGCGCAACGCCGAGGGCAAGCGCGATCCGAGCCCCGGAGGGCACACTCCCTGGTGGGCGAAGCTCGGCGCCGTGGCGTTCGCCGCGTTCGCCGCCATCGCGGCCATCGGAACCGGCTCGGCCGTGCAGGCGTCGGCCATGTCCGGCATCATCACCTCGAACGTCGACGTGCCCGCGTGGGTCGTCGGCGTGATCATCGTGGTGCTCGTGTCCGTGGTCATCTTCGGCGGCGTGCAGTCCATCTCGAAGGTGTGCGAGAAGCTCGTCCCCGTCATGGCCGTGGCCTATGCGCTCGGCTGCTTCGTCATCCTCGCGTTCAACTGGACGCTCGTGGGCGACGCGCTGGGGCTCATCCTGGAATGCGCGTTCACCTCGAAAGCCGCCTTCGGCGGCGCGGTGGGCTCGGGCATCATGATGGCGCTGCAGTTCGGCTGCGCGCGCGGCCTGTTCTCCAACGAGTCGGGCCTGGGCTCGGCTCCCATCGTTGCCTCGGCGGCCTCCACGCGCAATCCGGCGCAGCAGGCGCTCGTGGCGATGACCGGCACGTTCTGGTCCACCGTGGTCATCTGCGCGCTCACGGGCATCGTGCTCGTGTCCACGATGCTGGCGAACCCCGACATCGCGTCGTCCATCATGGCGAACCCCACCGTCTACTCCGGCGCGATGCTGGCCAGCGAGGCGTTCGCGAAGATCCCCTACATCGGCACGCCCATCCTCGTGCTCGGCATGGTGGCGTTCTCGTACACCACCATTTTGGGCTGGTCGTACTACGGCAACCGTTGCATCACGTACCTGTTCGGCCGCTACGCCATCCGTCCGTACCAGGTGATCTACGTGGCCGTGGCGTTCCTCGGCGCCATAGGTGTGGGCGACATCGTGTGGACGATCTCGGACATCGGCAACGCGCTCATGGCCATACCCAACATCATCGTCGTGCTGCTGCTCTCCGGCATGATCGCGCGCGAGACGCGCCATTACGTGTACGACGGCAATCTCGACGAGGCCGACGACGCGCCCATCCCGCAGCTGGAGAGCAAGTAG
- a CDS encoding pyridoxamine 5'-phosphate oxidase family protein produces MNGTNTIVDYLTSVPAWYLATCEGDQPHVRPFSFAAVQDGRIWFCTATTKDVYRELEINPKFELTAWKPGSGWVIMRGKAVLEDRANDEVRRAGYEHMTGLGESYEGPNDDTLTFFTVRDPEAWLCDIDGSWNPVEL; encoded by the coding sequence ATGAACGGAACGAACACCATCGTCGACTATCTGACGAGCGTCCCGGCCTGGTACCTGGCCACCTGCGAGGGCGACCAGCCGCACGTGCGCCCCTTCAGCTTCGCCGCCGTGCAGGACGGCCGGATCTGGTTCTGCACCGCCACCACGAAGGACGTGTACCGCGAGCTCGAAATCAACCCTAAGTTTGAATTGACCGCCTGGAAACCGGGCAGCGGCTGGGTTATCATGCGGGGTAAGGCGGTTCTCGAGGATCGGGCGAACGACGAGGTGCGCCGCGCGGGGTACGAGCACATGACCGGGCTCGGAGAGAGCTACGAGGGGCCGAACGACGACACGCTCACGTTCTTCACGGTGCGCGATCCCGAAGCGTGGCTGTGCGATATCGACGGCAGCTGGAATCCCGTCGAGCTGTAG